The Sphingosinicella humi genome has a window encoding:
- a CDS encoding cation diffusion facilitator family transporter: MSTARQQEGKLTARAALASVATALFLLTLKSFAAWQTGSVAMLGSLADSGLDLLASLVTLYGVRIASMPADHDHRFGHGKAEALAALFQVALITASAAAIGWRAIVSLTADRPTESAELGIGVSLIAIAATFALLYYQRRVIARTRSVAIQADNVHYQSDLLLNLSVIVALVLDQYLGLTGADPVFGIAIALWLAWGAFRASSHAIDQLMDKEWPEEKRRRFVEVIARQPELKGIHDLRTRRSGAKDFVQFHVWVDPGMTVAEAHDVMDAVEARLEREFPDVEILIHVDPEGQVDEPGNPLVETDLTPGAQR, translated from the coding sequence ATGAGCACCGCGCGCCAACAGGAGGGCAAGCTTACCGCCCGCGCCGCCCTGGCCAGCGTGGCGACGGCGCTCTTCCTGCTGACGCTCAAGAGCTTCGCCGCCTGGCAGACCGGATCGGTGGCGATGCTGGGGTCGCTCGCCGACAGCGGGCTCGATCTGCTCGCTTCGCTGGTCACCCTCTACGGCGTCAGGATCGCGTCGATGCCGGCCGATCACGACCATCGTTTCGGCCATGGCAAGGCCGAGGCACTGGCGGCCCTTTTCCAGGTCGCCCTGATCACCGCCTCCGCCGCGGCGATCGGCTGGCGCGCCATCGTCAGCCTGACGGCAGACCGGCCGACTGAGAGCGCCGAGCTGGGGATCGGCGTCTCCCTGATCGCCATCGCCGCCACCTTTGCCTTGCTCTACTATCAGCGGCGGGTGATCGCCCGGACGCGCTCGGTCGCGATCCAGGCCGACAACGTCCATTACCAGAGCGACCTGCTGCTCAACCTGTCGGTGATCGTGGCGCTGGTGCTCGACCAATATCTGGGGCTGACCGGTGCCGATCCGGTGTTCGGCATCGCCATCGCGCTGTGGCTCGCCTGGGGCGCGTTCCGCGCTTCGAGCCACGCGATCGACCAGCTGATGGACAAGGAATGGCCGGAGGAGAAGCGACGCCGGTTCGTCGAGGTCATTGCCCGCCAGCCCGAGCTTAAGGGCATCCACGATCTCCGCACCCGCCGGAGCGGCGCCAAGGATTTCGTCCAGTTCCACGTCTGGGTCGATCCCGGCATGACCGTGGCGGAGGCGCATGACGTGATGGACGCGGTCGAGGCGAGGCTCGAACGGGAGTTTCCGGACGTCGAAATCCTGATCCATGTCGATCCGGAGGGCCAGGTGGACGAACCCGGCAATCCCCTGGTCGAGACCGATCTCACCCCTGGAGCCCAGAGATGA
- a CDS encoding PhzF family phenazine biosynthesis protein, with the protein MTQLRLVQVDAFADRPFTGNPAAVVPLDQWLPDETMQAIAMENNLSETAFTVPTDGDADYELRWFTPTTEVALCGHATLASGHVLIAGDEVRFRTRKAGVLTVGRDGDALTLSLPQILVKPDRHETLLDVLGTPEGEFFLSYEGVEATSIVLLPDAEAVRACAPDMKALGRIDLMVIVTAPDDGPHDVVSRVFVPAWGVDEDPVTGSAHAALTPFWCDRLGRESFTAYQASRRGGLVQCRREGDRVVLGGQCVTVMEGTLRL; encoded by the coding sequence ATGACCCAACTGCGCCTCGTTCAGGTCGACGCCTTCGCCGACCGCCCCTTCACCGGCAATCCGGCCGCCGTCGTGCCGCTGGACCAATGGCTGCCGGACGAGACGATGCAGGCGATCGCGATGGAGAATAATCTCAGCGAGACGGCCTTCACCGTGCCCACCGACGGCGATGCGGATTACGAGCTTCGCTGGTTCACGCCGACGACGGAAGTCGCGCTGTGCGGCCATGCCACCCTCGCCAGCGGCCATGTGCTGATAGCGGGGGACGAGGTTCGCTTTCGCACGCGCAAGGCGGGCGTGCTGACGGTCGGGCGCGACGGCGATGCCCTTACCCTCAGCCTGCCGCAGATCCTGGTGAAGCCCGACCGGCACGAGACGCTCCTCGACGTGCTCGGGACGCCCGAAGGCGAGTTCTTCCTCTCCTATGAAGGCGTCGAAGCCACTTCGATCGTGCTTCTCCCCGACGCCGAAGCGGTGCGGGCCTGCGCGCCTGACATGAAGGCGCTCGGCCGGATCGACCTGATGGTAATCGTCACCGCTCCGGACGACGGCCCACATGACGTGGTGAGCCGCGTCTTCGTCCCCGCCTGGGGCGTCGACGAGGATCCGGTGACCGGCTCCGCCCACGCCGCGCTGACGCCCTTCTGGTGCGACCGGCTGGGACGCGAGAGCTTCACCGCCTATCAGGCAAGCCGGCGCGGCGGCCTCGTCCAATGCCGCAGGGAAGGGGACCGGGTCGTGCTCGGCGGACAGTGCGTCACCGTCATGGAAGGCACGCTACGGCTTTAG
- a CDS encoding NUDIX domain-containing protein: MPKISAGILLYRLRRGTAEVLLVHPGGPFWRNKDAGAWMIPKGEVAPGEAPLACALREFEEELGVRPEGSPRPLSPVRQAGGKRVEAFALEGELDPDRIVSNRFEMEWPPRSGRLQSFPEVDRAGWLPLAEAREKILARQRPMLDELAQMLGVTPPGDRE; encoded by the coding sequence ATGCCGAAGATCAGCGCCGGAATCCTGCTCTACCGCCTGCGCCGCGGAACGGCGGAGGTGTTGCTCGTGCATCCGGGCGGCCCCTTCTGGCGCAACAAGGATGCCGGCGCCTGGATGATCCCCAAGGGCGAGGTCGCGCCCGGCGAGGCGCCGCTCGCCTGCGCGCTGCGAGAATTCGAGGAGGAGCTGGGCGTCAGGCCCGAAGGCTCGCCCCGGCCGCTAAGCCCGGTCCGGCAGGCGGGCGGCAAAAGGGTGGAGGCGTTCGCGCTCGAAGGCGAGCTCGACCCGGACCGGATCGTCAGCAATCGGTTCGAGATGGAATGGCCGCCGAGAAGCGGCCGCCTTCAATCCTTCCCTGAGGTGGACCGGGCGGGGTGGCTCCCATTGGCGGAGGCGCGGGAGAAGATATTGGCCAGGCAGCGGCCGATGCTGGACGAGCTTGCGCAAATGCTGGGCGTCACTCCGCCCGGCGATAGGGAATAA
- a CDS encoding APC family permease produces the protein MNDSQDTAPDSRLRRDIGFTGSAFLSFNGIVGAGIFALPATLHMQFGAFSPWLFPIFGLLILLVAMPFARLAALFPQSGGPVAYTAAFGPLASFQAGWLYYLARVTALAANANVFATYAATLWAPLGFGVGRAATILALCASLTAINIVGVRRAIRALDGLTVLKGLPLIALAIWGLAATAGAWPTPGPAPSLSGVEAAALIIFYAFIGFENSVVPAGETANPGRTIPRALIATIVGTAALYFIVQLAYVSAMPAGEAPEAPLVAFASLLAGPAGALVITVAALSSIGGNIAGSLTSTPRITFALAREGLLPRWFAAVSELYHTPANSVLFMGLLGAVLALTGSFLWLAVVSTLARLFVYGTSIAALPRSEQIAGRRTTLPTFGLMSAGLIVCLWAAFQSEWASWRMLLILAAIGLALYLLAQSSSRRKPGPKKTK, from the coding sequence ATGAACGACAGCCAGGACACGGCGCCGGACAGCCGACTGCGCCGCGACATCGGCTTCACCGGGTCGGCCTTTCTCTCCTTCAACGGCATCGTCGGCGCCGGCATCTTCGCGCTGCCGGCGACGCTGCATATGCAGTTCGGCGCCTTCAGCCCGTGGCTGTTCCCGATCTTCGGCCTGCTCATCCTGCTCGTCGCCATGCCTTTCGCGCGGCTCGCGGCGCTGTTTCCGCAATCGGGCGGGCCGGTCGCCTACACCGCTGCCTTCGGGCCGCTCGCTTCATTCCAGGCGGGCTGGCTCTACTATCTGGCGCGGGTGACGGCGCTCGCCGCCAATGCCAATGTCTTCGCGACCTACGCCGCGACCCTGTGGGCTCCGCTCGGCTTCGGCGTCGGCCGCGCGGCGACCATTCTCGCGCTCTGCGCCTCGCTCACCGCGATCAACATCGTCGGCGTCCGCCGCGCCATCCGGGCGCTGGACGGGCTCACCGTGCTGAAGGGCCTGCCTCTGATCGCGCTGGCCATATGGGGCCTCGCCGCCACCGCCGGCGCCTGGCCGACGCCGGGGCCGGCGCCGAGCCTGTCGGGCGTGGAGGCAGCCGCGCTCATCATCTTCTACGCCTTCATCGGATTCGAAAATTCGGTCGTGCCCGCCGGCGAGACCGCCAATCCCGGACGCACCATCCCGCGTGCCCTGATCGCCACCATCGTCGGCACCGCTGCCCTCTATTTCATCGTCCAACTCGCCTATGTTTCAGCGATGCCGGCGGGCGAGGCGCCCGAGGCGCCGCTGGTCGCGTTCGCGTCCTTGCTGGCCGGGCCGGCCGGTGCGCTGGTCATTACCGTGGCGGCGCTCTCCTCGATCGGCGGCAATATCGCCGGCTCGCTCACCTCCACGCCGCGCATCACCTTCGCGCTGGCGCGGGAGGGGCTGCTGCCGCGCTGGTTCGCCGCCGTGAGCGAGCTATACCATACGCCGGCCAATTCAGTGCTGTTCATGGGCCTGCTCGGGGCCGTGCTGGCGCTCACCGGCAGCTTCCTCTGGCTCGCCGTGGTGAGCACCCTGGCGCGGCTATTCGTCTACGGCACCAGCATCGCCGCTCTGCCCCGATCCGAACAGATCGCGGGCCGGCGGACGACGCTCCCCACCTTCGGCCTGATGAGCGCGGGCCTCATAGTCTGCCTGTGGGCGGCGTTCCAGTCGGAATGGGCCTCCTGGCGCATGCTGCTGATCCTGGCGGCGATTGGCCTCGCCCTGTACCTGCTGGCGCAATCGTCATCCCGGCGGAAGCCGGGACCCAAGAAAACAAAGTGA
- the mnmA gene encoding tRNA 2-thiouridine(34) synthase MnmA — protein sequence MTVDFQLDRPLSEARIVVAMSGGVDSSVVAALAARTGAEVIGVTLQLYDYGAAVQRTGSCCAGQDIYDARTVADRLGIAHYVFDYESRFKGSVIDRFADEYMKGRTPIPCISCNQGVKFTDLLSLAKDLGADCLATGHYVRRVLGPNGAELHRAADPARDQSYFLFATTQEQLDYLRFPLGDMPKPAVREIARELGLLVADKPDSQDICFVPNGDYASVVKKIRPEAAAEGEIVDLEGRVLGRHQGLIHFTVGQRRGLEIGGQPEPLYVVRLEPEARRVVVGPKAALAVRTVKLDGLNWLGEDQREGLTAKVRSMAKPAPVRFDPGSASGAGGEAVHFLAPEYGVAPGQAAVIYDGDRVLGGGWIEETVPAEPISA from the coding sequence ATGACCGTGGATTTCCAGCTGGACCGGCCCCTTTCGGAGGCCCGGATCGTCGTCGCCATGTCGGGCGGGGTCGACAGCTCGGTCGTGGCCGCACTCGCCGCCCGCACCGGCGCGGAAGTGATCGGCGTGACCCTCCAGCTTTACGATTATGGCGCCGCCGTCCAGCGGACCGGGAGCTGCTGTGCCGGCCAGGACATTTACGATGCGCGCACCGTCGCCGACCGGCTGGGGATCGCGCACTATGTCTTCGACTATGAAAGCCGCTTCAAGGGCAGCGTGATCGATCGCTTCGCCGACGAATATATGAAGGGCCGTACGCCCATCCCCTGCATCAGCTGCAACCAGGGCGTGAAGTTCACCGACCTATTGAGCCTCGCCAAGGATCTCGGCGCCGATTGCCTGGCGACCGGCCATTATGTCCGGCGGGTCCTGGGCCCGAACGGCGCGGAGCTCCACCGCGCGGCCGATCCGGCGCGGGACCAGAGCTATTTCCTGTTCGCGACGACTCAGGAGCAGCTGGATTATCTCCGCTTTCCGTTAGGCGACATGCCCAAGCCGGCGGTGCGCGAGATCGCCCGCGAGCTCGGCCTGCTCGTCGCCGACAAGCCGGACAGCCAGGACATCTGCTTCGTACCGAACGGCGACTATGCTTCGGTGGTCAAGAAGATCCGGCCGGAAGCGGCGGCGGAAGGCGAGATCGTCGACCTGGAAGGCCGCGTGCTCGGCCGGCACCAGGGCCTCATCCACTTCACCGTCGGTCAGCGTCGCGGCCTCGAGATCGGCGGCCAGCCCGAGCCGCTCTACGTGGTCCGCCTGGAGCCCGAGGCGCGGCGCGTCGTGGTGGGGCCGAAGGCGGCGCTGGCGGTGCGGACGGTCAAGCTCGACGGCCTCAACTGGCTGGGCGAGGACCAGCGCGAGGGTCTCACCGCCAAGGTGCGCTCGATGGCCAAGCCCGCGCCGGTGCGCTTCGACCCCGGATCGGCGTCCGGGGCAGGCGGCGAGGCCGTTCACTTCCTCGCCCCCGAATATGGCGTCGCACCGGGCCAGGCGGCGGTCATCTACGACGGCGACCGCGTCCTCGGCGGCGGCTGGATCGAAGAGACCGTCCCGGCGGAACCTATCTCCGCCTGA
- a CDS encoding DUF1153 domain-containing protein produces the protein MIEHQKIRPAQVIGPLGEPLTLETLPPRTTSRWVVRRKAEVVAAVNGGLLNVDEACERYGLTLEEFASWQRAVDRSGMPGLRVTRIQHYKSLYERQQKF, from the coding sequence ATGATCGAACATCAGAAGATTCGCCCTGCCCAGGTCATCGGCCCGCTGGGAGAGCCGTTGACGTTGGAGACCCTGCCGCCGCGCACGACCAGTCGTTGGGTGGTGCGCCGCAAAGCGGAGGTCGTCGCGGCCGTCAATGGCGGGCTTCTGAACGTCGATGAAGCCTGCGAACGCTATGGCCTCACGCTCGAGGAGTTCGCCAGCTGGCAGCGCGCGGTCGACCGGTCCGGCATGCCGGGTCTCAGGGTCACCCGCATCCAGCATTACAAATCGCTTTACGAGCGCCAGCAGAAATTCTGA
- a CDS encoding GlsB/YeaQ/YmgE family stress response membrane protein: MNLIIALIIGGIIGWLASIIMRTDAQQGILLNIVVGIIGSLLGGFLLGPLIGGGNLLSGAFDIMTLIVALLGAIILLAIVNLFRRGSVR, from the coding sequence ATGAATCTCATCATTGCACTGATCATCGGGGGTATCATCGGCTGGCTCGCGAGCATCATTATGCGCACCGACGCCCAGCAAGGTATTCTCCTCAATATTGTGGTAGGGATCATCGGGTCCCTGCTCGGTGGCTTCCTGCTCGGCCCGCTCATCGGCGGCGGCAACCTGCTCAGCGGCGCCTTCGACATCATGACGCTGATCGTCGCCCTGCTTGGCGCGATCATCCTGCTCGCGATCGTCAACCTGTTCCGCCGCGGCAGCGTTCGTTAA
- a CDS encoding SIMPL domain-containing protein, translated as MIRYALFASALALALPAGAVAQEVVPVRAIAGTRLDVVATGEVSRVPDIARINAGVVTQAKTATEAIAQNAQRMNRVIAALKRAGIEERDIQTSSINLNPEYRYVENQAPILTGYRASNEVTVRFRDIAETGAILDALVAEGANQINGPMLEIDKPDEALDEARRAALETARARAEMYARATGMKVARILAISESAVAGPPIPYPMMRMEAVAQDASTKIVPGEQTLSVTLSVTYELQ; from the coding sequence ATGATCCGATACGCTCTTTTCGCTTCCGCGCTGGCCCTGGCGCTGCCTGCCGGGGCCGTGGCGCAGGAAGTTGTGCCGGTCCGGGCCATTGCCGGCACTCGGCTCGACGTCGTCGCGACCGGTGAAGTCAGCCGCGTTCCGGATATCGCCCGCATCAATGCAGGCGTCGTGACCCAGGCGAAGACGGCTACCGAGGCCATCGCCCAGAACGCCCAGCGCATGAACCGCGTCATCGCGGCGCTGAAGCGCGCCGGGATCGAGGAGCGCGACATCCAGACCAGCTCGATCAACCTCAATCCGGAATATCGCTATGTCGAGAACCAGGCGCCGATCCTCACCGGATACCGCGCCAGCAACGAGGTGACCGTCCGCTTTCGCGACATCGCCGAGACCGGCGCGATACTGGATGCCCTGGTCGCGGAGGGCGCCAACCAGATCAATGGCCCGATGCTGGAGATCGACAAGCCGGACGAGGCGCTGGACGAGGCCCGCCGCGCAGCGCTCGAAACGGCGCGCGCGCGAGCGGAGATGTATGCGCGGGCCACGGGCATGAAGGTAGCCCGCATCCTCGCCATCAGCGAATCGGCCGTGGCGGGTCCGCCCATCCCCTATCCGATGATGCGGATGGAGGCCGTGGCTCAGGACGCCTCGACCAAGATCGTGCCGGGCGAGCAGACGCTGTCCGTGACTCTCTCGGTCACCTACGAATTGCAGTGA